In Myotis daubentonii chromosome 6, mMyoDau2.1, whole genome shotgun sequence, a genomic segment contains:
- the LOC132236429 gene encoding chromosome-associated kinesin KIF4A-like, whose product MKEQVKVIPVRVALRCRPLVPKEISEGCQMCLSFIPGEPQVVVGNDKSFTYDFVFDPSTEQEEVFNTAVAPLIKGIFKGYNATILAYGQTGSGKTYSMGGVYTAEQGDEPTVGVIPRVIQLLSKETDKKSDFEFTLKVSYLEIYNEEIVDLLCPSREKASQINIREDPKEGIKITGLTEKTILVAPDMISYLEQGNNCRTVASTAMNSQSSRSHAIFTISMEQRKKSDKNSSFHSKLHLVDLAGSERQKKTKAEGDRLKEGININRGLLCLGNVISALGDDKKGGFVPYRDSKLTRLLQDSLGGNSHTLMIACVSPADSNLEETLNTLRYADRARKIKNKPIVNIDPQTAELNHLKQQVQQLQVLLLQARGGNLPGSINVEPSENLQSLMEKNHSLIEKNEKLSHGLSEAAGQTAQMLERIILTEQANERMNAKLEALRQHAACKVDLQTLVGTSESQELKENVEMIRNLQQLIIQISDETVSYMATAMDTAVEPEAQVESSSQTSRSSDGFTTQHALRQAQMSKELVELNKALALKEALARKMTQDGSQLQPIQLQDQENIKNLELEAISLQKEKEELLLELQTTKKNVNQAKLGESRHRRLRELECQIADLKKKLSEQSKLLKLKESTEHTISKLNQDIQAMKNQRVQLMRRMKEDAENFRQWKQQKDKEVIQLKARDRKRQYEMLKLERNFQRQSNVLRRKTEEAAAANKRLKDALQKQREVSERRKETKSQGVEGTAARVKCWLGNEIEVMVSTEEAKCHLNDLLEDRKILAQDLAQLKEQRESGENPPPKLRKHTFLLAQRHGQVSESEDPTTKQIESLETEMELRSAQIADLQQKLLDAESEDRPRHRWENMATILEAKCAVKFLIGELVSSKIQVGKLESLLKQSKASCADMQRMLCEERHHFAEIEADVQAELLRVEHQHQEEVLYLLGQLPRSQRAAKQLEPPDREEEPQPRSTWQRREELEKMQAVCVQNKQLLREKAIMKQVARKQKPHLPKDTLLSPDSSFEYIPPRPRPSRLKEKFLEHSMEVKDLKYCPEDSVSEPEEGDMGAGDDEEWKPTKLFKTSKRATQGCSCKGWCGNKHCGCRRQTSNCGVDCSCDPTKCRNRQQDKDSLGTVERTQDSEGSFALEDPTEVTPGLSFFNPVCATPNSRILKELCEVEQALAASCLGLPELKHVAADSQENKAPGRKRKRALTSNASFFSGCSPREEGGP is encoded by the coding sequence ATGAAAGAACAGGTGAAGGTAATTCCTGTCAGAGTGGCACTGCGATGTCGCCCCCTGGTCCCCAAAGAGATCAGCGAAGGCTGCCAGATGTGCCTTTCCTTCATACCTGGGGAACCGCAGGTGGTGGTTGGCAATGACAAATCCTTCACCTACGATTTTGTGTTTGACCCGTCTACTGAGCAGGAAGAAGTCTTTAATACAGCAGTAGCGCCACTCATAAAAGGCATATTTAAAGGATATAATGCAACTATCCTGGCCTATGGACAGACTGGCTCAGGGAAAACCTATTCCATGGGAGGTGTATACACTGCAGAGCAAGGGGATGAACCAACAGTTGGGGTCATTCCTAGGGTAATACAACTGCTCTCCAAAGAAACTGATAAGAAGAGTGACTTCGAATTTACTCTGAAAGTCTCATATTTGGAGATTTACAATGAAGAAATTGTGGATCTTCTCTGCCCATCTCGTGAGAAAGCCTCTCAAATAAATATACGCGAGGATCCTAAGGAAGGCATAAAGATCACGGGGCTCACTGAGAAGACTATTTTAGTTGCCCCAGATATGATTTCCTATTTGGAGCAGGGCAACAACTGTAGGACTGTGGCCTCCACAGCCATGAACTCCCAGTCATCCCGGTCTCACGCCATCTTTACAATCTCCATggagcaaagaaagaaaagtgacaaGAATAGCAGCTTCCACTCCAAGCTGCATCTTGTAGATCTTGCTGGatcagaaagacagaaaaaaaccaAGGCTGAAGGGGATCGGCTCAAAGAGGGTATTAATATTAACCGAGGCCTCCTATGCTTGGGAAATGTAATCAGTGCCCTTGGAGATGACAAAAAGGGTGGCTTTGTGCCCTATAGAGATTCCAAGTTGACTCGACTGCTTCAAGATTCCCTTGGAGGCAATAGCCACACTCTTATGATAGCCTGTGTCAGTCCTGCTGACTCCAATCTAGAAGAAACATTAAATACCCTTCGCTATGCTGacagagcaagaaaaataaaaaacaaacctatTGTTAATATTGATCCCCAGACAGCTGAACTTAATCATCTGAAGCAACAAGTACAACAGCTACAGGTCTTATTGCTACAAGCCCGCGGAGGTAACTTGCCTGGATCTATAAATGTGGAACCATCAGAGAATCTACAATCTTTGATGGAGAAGAACCATTCCCTGATAGAGAAGAATGAAAAATTAAGTCATGGTCTGAGTGAGGCAGCTGGTCAGACAGCCCAGATGTTGGAGAGAATTATTTTGACAGAACaagcaaatgaaagaatgaatgccaAACTAGAAGCGCTCAGGCAGCATGCAGCCTGCAAAGTGGATCTTCAAACGCTGGTGGGGACTTCAGAAAGccaggaattaaaagaaaatgtagagaTGATTCGTAACCTGCAGCAACTGATTATCCAGATATCGGATGAAACTGTTTCTTACATGGCCACAGCCATGGATACTGCAGTGGAACCAGAAGCTCAGGTGGAAAGCAGTTCGCAGACCAGCAGGTCTTCTGATGGCTTCACCACTCAACATGCTCTGCGTCAAGCTCAGATGTCTAAGGAGCTGGTGGAGTTGAATAAAGCCCTTGCACTgaaagaggccctggccaggaagaTGACTCAGGATGGCAGCCAACTTCAGCCCATTCAGTTGCAGGACCAGGAAAACATCAAAAATCTAGAGTTGGAAGCCATCAGTctgcaaaaggaaaaggaagaattgCTGCTTGAACTTCAGACAACAAAGAAGAATGTCAACCAAGCCAAGCTGGGTGAGAGCCGCCACAGACGTCTACGGGAGCTAGAGTGTCAAATAGCTGATCTGAAGAAGAAACTGAGCGAACAGTCCAAACTTCTGAAGCTGAAAGAGTCCACAGAGCATACCATCTCCAAGCTGAACCAGGACATACAGGCGATGAAAAACCAGCGGGTACAGTTAATGCGTCGGATGAAAGAGGATGCTGAGAACTTTAGACAGTGGAagcaacaaaaagacaaagaagtAATCCAATTAAAAGCACGAGACCGGAAACGGCAATATGAGATGCTCAAACTGGAAAGAAACTTCCAGAGGCAGTCTAATGTGCTTCGGCGTAAAactgaggaggcagcagctgccaaCAAGAGGCTCAAGGACGCTCTCCAAAAGCAACGGGAGGTctcagagaggaggaaagaaaccAAGAGCCAAGGGGTGGAAGGCACCGCAGCCCGAGTGAAGTGTTGGCTTGGAAATGAAATTGAAGTCATGGTCAGTACTGAGGAGGCCAAATGCCACCTGAATGACCTTCTTGAAGACAGAAAGATCCTGGCTCAGGATCTGGCTCAGCTCAAAGAACAAAGGGAATCTGGGGAGAATCCACCTCCTAAACTCCGGAAACACACATTCTTACTTGCTCAGCGGCATGGTCAAGTTTCTGAGTCAGAAGATCCCACTACAAAGCAGATTGAGAGCCTCGAGACAGAGATGGAGCTCAGGAGCGCCCAGATTGCCGACCTACAGCAGAAGCTGCTGGATGCAGAGAGCGAAGACAGGCCAAGACACCGCTGGGAGAATATGGCTACCATTCTGGAAGCCAAGTGTGCCGTGAAATTTTTAATCGGAGAGCTGGTCTCCTCCAAAATACAGGTTGGCAAGCTTGAAAGCCTCCTGAAACAGAGCAAGGCCAGCTGTGCTGACATGCAGAGGATGCTGTGCGAGGAGCGGCACCATTTTGCTGAAATAGAGGCAGACGTGCAGGCAGAGCTGTTGCGAGTGGAGCATCAGCATCAAGAGGAGGTGCTGTATCTGCTGGGCCAGCTGCCGCGAAGCCAACGGGCAGCGAAGCAGCTCGAGCCGCCAGACAGGGAAGAGGAGCCACAGCCACGGAGCACATGGCAGCGTCGGGAAGAGCTGGAGAAGATGCAGGCAGTGTGTGTGCAAAATAAGCAGCTTCTCCGAGAGAAGGCAATCATGAAGCAAgtagccagaaaacagaaaccTCACCTTCCGAAGGATACGCTTCTATCCCCGGACTCTTCCTTCGAATATATCCCACCTAGGCCAAGACCCTCCCGTCTTAAAGAAAAGTTCCTGGAGCACAGCATGGAAGTCAAGGATCTAAAATACTGTCCAGAGGATTCTGTGAGTGAGCCCGAGGAGGGTGACATGGGTGCTGGGGATGATGAGGAGTGGAAGCCAACAAAGTTATTTAAGACGTCCAAGAGGGCCACCCAGGGATGCTCCTGCAAGGGCTGGTGTGGGAATAAGCATTGTGGATGCAGGAGACAGACATCGAACTGTGGGGTGGACTGCAGCTGCGACCCCACAAAGTGTAGGAACCGTCAGCAAGACAAAGACAGCTTGGGCACCGTTGAGCGGACCCAGGATTCCGAAGGCTCCTTCGCCCTGGAGGATCCCACAGAGGTGACCCCAGGGTTGAGCTTCTTCAACCCTGTCTGTGCCACCCCGAACAGCAGAATCCTGAAGGAGCTGTGTGAGGTGGAGCAGGCTCTGGCCGCCTCCTGCCTTGGCCTCCCTGAGCTGAAACATGTAGCCGCCGATTCCCAAGAAAATAAAGCtccagggaggaaaaggaaacGAGCTCTGACCAGCAATGCCAGCTTCTTCTCAGGCTGCTCCCCTAGGGAAGAAGGGGGGCCCTGA